The Xiphophorus hellerii strain 12219 chromosome 6, Xiphophorus_hellerii-4.1, whole genome shotgun sequence genomic interval cataaaaaaacaaaaactcaaaaacataattttctatcttttaaaccttttcttaaatgtgtttctttttatgtttttggttttttatgcAAAGACTGACTTGGATTGAGAGGAGCAGGGAAATCTCATTTATTCTCTCCCTGATTTAGGTTCTTCAACGCAGTGTGAATTTTATCCAAAAATATATCAAacttgttttataaaacacaagACATGAACAATAAACAGATTTGGTCTTATTTATCCTGATAAATTGTttgagaaaaaacttttttgtgtgtgttaagGGCTAAATTGGGGAAATGTACTGAGAGGTGGATGAGTGTTAGAAGACAGAGGAAGGCGCTCACCCAAATCTGCCACTAATAGCTtgaaagtttgttttacatgtCGTTGTGTATATAGTCCAGGTTAAGTTCCTGCCTCCTTATTACAAAACGTTATCTatctaaaaatctttaaagccATTTGACATGAGGACTCTTGGTACACGCAGGTGTTGCTAATCTCGTTGACTAAAACGTTTTAAGCTAATAAGAgacttttctttaaagtcaCTTGCAACACCTGCATTAACCCTCTGTTTGAAGTGAAAATGGCTGCTGAGGTGTCTCAATCTGAGATGTGTTCATTTCTGACAAAATACCCGCTTTAAAGTCTGGTGGCTGTTTTCTGTCGTCTGTAACGACCGTTTTagattctcttttttttccttgctgttgcttaaactgattttaatggcttggctgattttttaaaatttattattattattattattattgttattattttgtaataaattgaACATAGTGAACTAGCTTATTCTACCTGTTTGTTTGCTAAGCAgttctctttttaaatgtgtgcatAACTTAggaacttttttacattttgtcataacAACcacaattatttttctattttaatcaaatctggAAAGTCTGTTGTTCATATGTATTCACCCACCCTTTACAAAACTTGTGGATTTACTGTAGAACCACTATTAACAGCAGTGGATGTCTTTTTGGAAATGTCTGATCAGATCTCTAAACTGCATGCAAATTGTTTAAATGCTTGCCATTttcctttgcaaaatagctcagaTGCACATGCAGTTTGTCTGTAAACAGtaattttcaggttttgccacAGATTATAAATTGAACTTGAGTCTGAAAACTGACTGGAGAAATGCATCTTTGTGCATTTAGTAACATTGTCTTGTTAGACGATCAACCTCCACTCTTGCCTTAAGTTATAGTGGCTGCAAAAGAAATGTCAGTTTTCCACCACAAATCTCACCAAAGAACCttcacatgtttgctgtatCCCCTTCCTGGCTGGTTGCAAACTTTAAATGTGACTTCTTACGTCTCATTTTAACCAATTGGCTTTCTCCATGGCACTGTTCTAGGATAAGCCATACTTGAGTGAGGGCATGACTAGTATCGTAGCACTAGTAATTGCTTACATGTTGACATATTCTTCATgcctgtagtttttttttttttaaagaattatctCCATCTTGGCTGTTACTCTGATTAGTGCTGCAGCTGGGTGGCCTTTCAGTTTAGGTGGTCAGTCATTCTTCAGAAGGGTTGCAGTGGTTCCATTCCTACTCTTTACTACAATGTACTACAACTTTCTCTTTCaactgacctgtctgctgtgttcctctgATCATCATGATGCCGTTTGTTTGATAATGTTCTTTTCAaagaacagttttatttatggaaaGACTAAATCACACACAGATGAACTTTGTTTAGTAACTATGTGACTTTGGGATGTTATTAGTTactctgggttttatttattggtaTAAAAGATTAAAGGGgactgaatataaatgcacTGCTCTCCTTTCAGTATTTgaaaaattcatgtttttatatataaaaaagttgaTTCAAACTTATAACAGTTCAACAACATGTGAATTTTGTCTAAATCTGAAGCTGCTGTCTttggcagaaaagaaaaatatatattttttaatcttttagcaCACGATGGCAGAAGTGTAGATTAAACCTTTGACCAGACAATCATCTGTCCTGTAGTAACCCATAAGTGAGACACTGAATCATTCCATGTCACCTCTCCATAAATGTTACTCATAAAGCGTTTGAGttctgcactgtaaaacaaagtCTTGATAAACGTAGCTTTGTGCAGAGGTCTTTCAGTGACAAAGAACTTGGTGTAGCTATGCACAGTTCAGTGAGACAACCAGTAAAAATTATCAGCGTTCTTATCGGCCTTCTCATATTTTAAGCCCTTCCAACCATAAACCAGCAGAGAGACCGCAGTCTGTTGGTGCAGCATTTCTTTTTCCCATTTACAATGCAGCGGTGATAATTAAAAGGGCATTATTGACTTCAGCATGTTTTAATCTCTCCGACAGCTGCAGCAAAAGACGATCATGTCGATCCTGAACACGCCCGTGCTGGAAAGCAGTGAGGTAGGTTTACTTATCAAGCTGTTACATAAGTTGGAGCTAAGATAGAAGgtgcacagatttttttttatgtcaatataTCCTTTAAAGTACAGTCATTTGTTCCTGTAACTGTGATAAACGCTCTTCTTTGTTGAGTGAAATGACTGGCTGGTTATTGATACTGTTCACAGCCAGATTTGTGACACAATCCTCCACCCTCTCTTTTGTTTTGGGGGATTTGAAGTTTGCATGCGGTTTATAGGTTTGGGTGTTATTATTCACTTCTTACATAAACTGCAGGTGGAGGAGCTGTTCCTCATCAATGAAAAGCAGTGTAATCCCAGTGTTTGGATTAATGCTTTTCTTCATGCATGAGTTGTGTGGACAGTTTTTAATCACCACTTTTGTACTTATCCGATGTGAATAATACAAATATGACATGCATACTTCATTTCAATAGACATGCACTAAAAGTATCTTAAGAGATTTGCATGATCGTTTGCTTCAGCTCCAAGGGTACGATGTGGAGAGTGTCTTGGGAAAAGAGGTGGGTCCCATGGCCGTTTATGTCCGAGTCGTCACAAGGAAGCCTGCCCAGTGGATGGGCCTGGAAGAGATCTGCCTCCAAGCCTGCTGATAGCAAGCCTCAGACTTTGACTGGCTCCAACAATCTGCACACTGGGCCTTGGTCTGAGCCAGTTTATCCTCTACTCCCCCTTCCGAAGGCCTCCTCTGACAGCTTGAGGCTGTTCTGAAGAGAAGGGGGCTGCAAAAAGACAAGGTCTTGTTTGTGTTAATGATATGTGATCCTGTGCAGCAGGAGTTGACAGCCCAAGGGTAGACCAGTGGCATGCAGGCTGTCAAACCAGCCCATGTGGATCATTAACTGTGAATGAGTCTGAGTTTTGACTTTAAAAGAATTATTTTCAAACTGTTCTacctttgtattaaaaaaaaaaacactgactgtcaataaaatgacttatttttgctgactttgctttgtgtttcctgCTGCATTTCCTTTAACACCAATTTTCATACAGACTGCTCACAGACCACAATCCTTTCACTTTATCATTGTTTCtttattacagatttttaaacatattctCAAGGTTTTATACAAACTATATAAAAGATCATGCTCTGGCTCTTATACAAAGTTAGAAATTATAAAACATGTACCATATCAGGTATGACATCATGTAAATGCAGtggtaaaataatttataacaGAAAACAATCCCACAAAAAATATGGCAGCAACAACATATTTTCCAGTGCCATTATGGTAAGCTTAATACATCTGGTACAGATGGTAAAGACAAGTGTCTATTGAGGTATGTCTTCTAAAAGTCTCACAGTTCATAGAAGATAAAGTGTGTCACCGGCCCTCTGAGCTCGACGAGCCTGCAAACGAGGCGCTGGGCATCTGTTTAAAGAACTCTCGGAGCCCGGTGAGCTCCCTGGTTAGCTGCTCGATGGTTTTGTGGAGTTTCTCGTTTTCGTTGCTCAGTTCGATCATCTTCTGCTGCATCTCCAAGTTGCGTCTCTTGGCTTTGTCCCTGCTTTTTCTCACTGCAATGTTATTCCTTTCACGCCTCTGCCGATACTCCACGCTGAACCTGTCCACCGACTTCTTCCCCTTCTCCCTGCCCATCTTCCTCGGGGACGGCTTGGCGGAGACGGGCTCCGGGGTGGTCGGCGGAGTCGGCTGTCCCGTGGGGAGGCTGACGGAGGTCTGGGCGCAGGTCTCGATCTGGGAGGGCAGGGATGAGGACATGTCGCTGTCGCTCCAGTCGGACTCCTGCTTGATCGGGGCGCAGAACGCCCCCTTCTCCGGCGCGCCGTCCTGCTTGGCGTAGACAGTcgacagctgctgctgcatcatGCCGCCGGGCAGCACGGCGCTCTGCAGGTTGTAGAAGTCCGGCTTCTCCTGCTTCACGGTGTTGAACAGGTCGAGGAAGAGCTCGTCGTTGCACA includes:
- the cebpd gene encoding CCAAT/enhancer-binding protein delta — encoded protein: MCDIYSLDSHCVSPQCNMSWAMEPANFYESTKLGGPQQGVSKPGSRADGVGEESTMVELSTTTPAMYDDESAIDFSQYIDSMTSVPNLELCNDELFLDLFNTVKQEKPDFYNLQSAVLPGGMMQQQLSTVYAKQDGAPEKGAFCAPIKQESDWSDSDMSSSLPSQIETCAQTSVSLPTGQPTPPTTPEPVSAKPSPRKMGREKGKKSVDRFSVEYRQRRERNNIAVRKSRDKAKRRNLEMQQKMIELSNENEKLHKTIEQLTRELTGLREFFKQMPSASFAGSSSSEGR